The Drechmeria coniospora strain ARSEF 6962 chromosome 02, whole genome shotgun sequence genome has a segment encoding these proteins:
- a CDS encoding transcription initiation factor TFIID complex 60 kDa subunit has product MASKTPRPKLLWNAENIKDAAESVGISALNEEALKALSQDVEYRIGQVIIEGLRLMRAARRTTMTVNDVALALRVLDVEPLFGYDSTRPLRYGEASLGPGQPLFYIEDEEVDFEKLINAPLPKVPRDMHFTGNNPTTAESRSQDLLPKGPGANPALHALAGSDNVSVKPSVKHIVSKELILYFDKIQAAILDDNPDDEVVRLRQAALGSVRDDPGLHQLIPYFINFIMDRVTHHLDDTFTLRQMMELTNALIENKTLFLDPYASSLSAPALTCLMARKLGGDDGVDALKEQYNLRQLAASLVGRIARKYSASNTLLRPKLTRTCLKYLLDPTKPPAVLYGAIQGLLEAGGPEAIRVLVLRNLKAFDAGILQPLKDRPESAMDYEMLVQGLVQAVASLASRPDGVETNGVNGSVQAAASDVAELAEFVGPTVAERVVSSGQRALARTILEARFMD; this is encoded by the exons ATGGCGTCCAAGACGCCGCGGCCCAAGCTCCTCTGGAACGCGGAAAACATCAaggacgcggccgagtcggTCGGCATAAGCGCCCTCAACGAGGAGGCCCTGAAGGCGCTCTCGCAGGATGTCGAGTATCGCATCGGTCAGGTCATCATCGAGGGCCTGCGCCTCATgcgcgccgcccgccgcaCGACCATGACGGTCAacgacgtcgccctcgccctgcgcgtcctcgacgtcgagcctCTCTTCGGCTACGACTCGACCCGACCTCTGCGTTacggcgaggcgagcctCGGCCCCGGCCAGCCGCTCTTCTacatcgaggacgaggaggtggaTTTCGAGAAACTCATAAACGCGCCGCTGCCCAAGGTCCCACGCGACATGCACTTTACCGGTAAC aacccgacgacggccgagtcgcgGTCGCAGGATCTGCTGCCCAAGGGGCCCGGCGCCAACCCCGCCCTccacgccctcgccggcagcgACAACGTCTCGGTCAAGCCGTCGGTCAAGCACATCGTCAGCAAGGAGCTCATCCTGTACTTTGACAAGATCCaggccgccatcctcgacgacaaccCCGACGATGAGGTCGTGCGCCTGCGTCAGGCCGCCCTCGGCTCCGTCCGCGACGATCCCGGCCTGCACCAGCTCATCCCCTACTTCATCAACTTCATCATGGACCGCGTCACCcaccacctcgacgacaccTTCACCCTCCGCCAGATGATGGAGCTCACCAACGCGCTCATCGAGAACAAGACCCTCTTCCTCGACCCCTACGCCAGCTCGCTCTCGGCCCCGGCCCTAACCTGCCTCATGGCCCgcaagctcggcggcgacgacggcgtcgacgcgctcAAGGAGCAGTACAACCTCCgccagctcgccgcctccctcgtcggccgcatcgccCGCAAGTACTCGGCCTCCAACACGCTCCTGCGGCCCAAGCTCACGCGCACCTGCCTCAAATACCTGCTGGATCCGACGAAGCCCCCGGCCGTGCTGTACGGCGCCATCCAGGGtctgctcgaggccggcgggcccgaggccatccgcgtcctcgtcctgcgcAACCTCAAGGCCTTCGACGCCGGTATCCTGCAGCCGCTCAAGGATAGGCCGGAGAGCGCCATGGACTACGAGATGCTCGTCCAGGGTCTCGTccaggccgtcgcctccctcgccagccggcccgacggcgtcgagacCAACGGCGTCAACGGCAGCGTCCAAGCCGCAGCctccgacgtcgccgagctcgccgagttcGTCGGCcccaccgtcgccgagagGGTCGTGTCCTCCGGTCAGCGTGCGCTCGCCAGGACGATTCTGGAGGCTCGCTTCATGGACTGA